The following proteins are co-located in the Halarcobacter sp. genome:
- a CDS encoding rhodanese-like domain-containing protein, protein MKAILIIISLIFYSYAVDPIMLPLKGVKVTHQFDNGVKKEYLIQREVDSKCMDIAINVENFQSGNLASKNIDNICKKTFIVTKGVIQPLIIIEGIKTVAEIEVLDFIENKSSKNANKYILIDSRTNDWYQAGTIPSAVNIPYDELTYDEDFELEYERAYELLGVKTLAKNKYDFSDAKTAIFFCNGAWCAQSPRAIKQLVKIGYPKEKIMWYRGGIASWAGLSLTLTKKQEAKK, encoded by the coding sequence ATGAAAGCTATACTTATAATAATCTCATTAATATTTTATTCTTATGCCGTTGATCCAATTATGTTACCACTTAAAGGAGTAAAAGTTACTCATCAATTTGATAATGGAGTAAAAAAAGAGTATTTAATCCAAAGAGAAGTTGATTCTAAATGTATGGATATAGCTATAAATGTAGAAAACTTTCAATCTGGGAATTTGGCTTCAAAAAATATTGACAATATATGTAAAAAAACTTTTATAGTAACAAAAGGTGTAATTCAACCTTTAATTATAATAGAGGGAATAAAAACTGTTGCAGAAATCGAAGTATTAGATTTCATTGAAAATAAATCATCTAAAAATGCAAATAAATATATTTTAATTGATAGCAGAACCAACGATTGGTATCAAGCTGGCACCATTCCAAGTGCAGTTAATATTCCTTATGATGAATTAACATATGATGAAGACTTTGAACTTGAATATGAAAGAGCCTATGAATTGTTAGGTGTGAAAACTTTAGCTAAAAATAAATATGATTTTTCAGATGCCAAAACTGCTATCTTTTTTTGTAATGGAGCTTGGTGTGCCCAATCCCCAAGGGCAATTAAACAATTAGTAAAAATAGGTTACCCAAAAGAAAAAATTATGTGGTATAGAGGTGGAATTGCTTCTTGGGCAGGATTATCTTTGACACTAACGAAAAAACAAGAGGCTAAAAAGTAG
- a CDS encoding SDR family oxidoreductase, with protein MLNRVLVTGGNKGIGLEVVKKFLEVDFEVIAVARDFSNFPLKDNPKVRTIEYDLSNMDGLKDLAKEVGEIDVLVNNAGYMQPKYTYDNYPLEAKEHIMNVDLYAPVELMTLFSEGMKKRGYGKIVNTASIAGQIGHPDIWYGIAKAGLINATKIFAKLLGSHGIVVNCIAPSPVETDMQKDNSEERKAEFKKAVPSGRFAEPDEAAEVIFWLGTDCPEYVNGTTVDFNNASYVR; from the coding sequence ATGTTAAATAGAGTATTAGTAACAGGCGGAAATAAAGGGATAGGTTTAGAAGTAGTGAAAAAATTTTTAGAAGTTGATTTTGAAGTTATAGCTGTTGCTAGAGATTTTTCAAATTTTCCATTAAAAGATAATCCAAAAGTAAGAACAATAGAATATGATTTATCAAATATGGATGGTCTTAAAGATTTAGCAAAAGAGGTTGGAGAGATTGATGTTTTAGTTAACAATGCAGGTTATATGCAACCAAAATATACATATGATAACTATCCATTAGAGGCCAAAGAGCATATTATGAATGTAGACCTTTATGCACCAGTTGAACTTATGACACTATTTAGTGAAGGGATGAAAAAAAGAGGTTATGGAAAGATTGTAAACACTGCTTCAATTGCAGGTCAAATTGGTCACCCAGATATTTGGTATGGAATAGCAAAAGCAGGGCTTATAAATGCTACTAAAATATTTGCAAAACTATTAGGAAGCCATGGAATTGTAGTAAACTGTATTGCTCCAAGTCCTGTTGAAACTGATATGCAAAAAGATAATTCCGAAGAGAGAAAAGCTGAATTTAAAAAAGCAGTTCCAAGTGGTAGATTTGCTGAGCCTGATGAAGCAGCTGAAGTTATTTTTTGGTTAGGTACCGATTGTCCTGAATATGTAAATGGTACAACTGTCGATTTTAATAATGCTTCATATGTAAGATAA
- a CDS encoding TetR/AcrR family transcriptional regulator translates to MKTTKEKILETSLNLFNEKGCINTSTRHIASALNISVGNLYYYFKNKEVILIEIFLQYIENIFSQIEKQNFQKDEIFLLKDFLINCLEADTKYRFLHQELNLLMITFPKFKEVMQIELKKEIELISKLVQHQIKFGYIKNMSEDKILFFVSNSWIIATNSYSFWDLLDKDKSDNGKKGTANLYYFIKPYLTQKSLDDEQIKEIEIVLGSK, encoded by the coding sequence TTGAAGACAACAAAAGAAAAAATACTTGAAACGTCACTTAATCTTTTTAATGAAAAAGGTTGTATAAATACTTCTACAAGGCATATTGCAAGTGCATTAAATATTAGTGTTGGAAATCTTTATTATTATTTTAAAAATAAAGAAGTGATACTTATAGAGATATTTTTACAATATATAGAAAATATTTTCTCTCAAATAGAAAAACAAAATTTCCAAAAAGATGAGATATTTTTGTTAAAAGATTTTTTGATTAATTGTTTAGAAGCAGATACAAAATATAGATTTTTGCACCAAGAGTTAAATTTACTAATGATAACTTTCCCGAAGTTTAAAGAGGTTATGCAAATTGAGTTGAAAAAAGAGATTGAGCTAATTTCAAAACTTGTTCAACACCAAATCAAATTTGGTTATATCAAAAACATGAGTGAAGATAAGATACTGTTTTTTGTATCAAACTCTTGGATTATAGCTACAAATAGTTATTCTTTTTGGGATTTGTTAGATAAAGACAAAAGTGACAATGGGAAAAAAGGTACAGCAAATTTATACTATTTTATAAAACCTTATTTGACACAAAAAAGTTTAGATGATGAACAAATTAAAGAGATTGAAATTGTATTAGGGAGTAAATAA
- a CDS encoding TolC family protein → MIKKILIVTFLSSLLLNILNAKEYKIRLVLDDNSSGFIKDIKEETKTLFNLEDEINYQIIKCKTTNCIDKENRIYLIKSENKNKKIKNSYIVSYNDFFSKLDKQKIVRATALSIFEFLKEKKSSSIHIENKKNKKLVLTKKDVKLLNLDDVYSNLIKNNFSIKQNYNNTLLSSLDIESAKSNYKPQVEFFSNVIQIDSDRAEYSSGQYSEGTVDMGVKLTQLIYSNSVIKNIEIKKLLDKSVENQIKASNDEILYRIVLTYLDITRAKNSIDIINTNQQFIKENLEFAKEQFDIGVADKSDVFRWESELADVSMKLTTAQNSLKLLKTELANTILINKDYILKKYDLDSEVFRIFNNDAIKVLDNSKVQNLLSEEIVLTHPNLKYIKRLIEAKKEEKSINEASRYSPKIAFEAQARKIVDRYGQAENFQRPWDDEEYQAVLNLTIPIYEGGKKSVDIQKNELELINLKLKYEETKNLINKNIKQNIDALDSSFKKLFYAKKSMKFTKKNYQSVLDKYKKGEVNIITLLDAQNTYTISRLNKNISEIEYLSNLSSIYYFTGNIDVLVDKNKKNNLEKKILKAIDEK, encoded by the coding sequence ATGATTAAAAAAATATTAATTGTTACTTTTTTATCAAGTCTTTTATTAAACATATTAAATGCAAAAGAATACAAAATAAGGCTTGTCTTAGATGATAACTCAAGTGGGTTTATAAAAGATATTAAAGAGGAAACAAAAACACTTTTTAATCTAGAAGATGAAATAAATTATCAAATAATTAAATGTAAAACAACAAATTGTATAGATAAAGAGAATCGTATATATTTAATTAAAAGTGAAAATAAAAATAAAAAAATAAAAAATAGTTATATAGTAAGTTATAATGATTTTTTTTCAAAATTAGACAAACAAAAAATAGTAAGAGCAACGGCATTAAGTATTTTTGAGTTTTTAAAAGAGAAAAAAAGTTCATCAATACATATAGAAAATAAAAAAAATAAAAAATTAGTTTTAACAAAAAAGGATGTTAAACTACTAAATTTAGATGATGTTTACTCTAATCTTATAAAAAACAACTTTTCTATAAAACAAAATTACAATAATACTTTATTAAGTTCACTTGATATTGAATCTGCAAAATCAAACTATAAACCTCAGGTTGAATTTTTTTCAAATGTTATTCAAATAGATTCTGATAGAGCAGAGTATAGTAGTGGACAATATTCTGAGGGTACAGTTGATATGGGAGTGAAACTTACACAGTTAATATATTCAAATAGTGTAATAAAAAATATTGAGATAAAAAAACTATTAGATAAATCAGTAGAAAATCAAATAAAAGCTTCAAATGATGAAATACTTTATAGAATAGTCCTAACCTACTTAGATATTACAAGAGCAAAAAATAGTATAGATATTATCAATACAAATCAACAATTTATAAAAGAGAATTTAGAGTTTGCAAAAGAGCAATTTGATATTGGAGTTGCTGACAAAAGTGATGTTTTTAGATGGGAAAGTGAACTTGCTGATGTTAGTATGAAGTTGACAACAGCTCAAAATAGCTTAAAATTATTAAAAACAGAATTGGCAAATACAATTTTAATAAATAAGGATTATATTCTTAAAAAATATGATTTAGACTCTGAAGTTTTTAGAATTTTTAATAATGATGCAATAAAAGTATTAGATAATTCAAAAGTACAAAATTTGTTATCAGAAGAGATTGTACTCACTCACCCAAATTTAAAATATATAAAGAGACTAATAGAGGCAAAAAAAGAGGAAAAATCAATAAATGAAGCTTCAAGATACTCTCCAAAAATAGCATTTGAAGCCCAAGCAAGAAAAATAGTAGATAGGTATGGTCAAGCAGAAAATTTCCAAAGACCTTGGGATGATGAAGAGTATCAAGCAGTTTTAAATCTAACTATACCTATTTACGAAGGTGGAAAAAAAAGTGTTGATATACAAAAAAATGAGTTAGAATTGATAAATTTAAAATTAAAATATGAAGAAACAAAAAACCTGATAAATAAAAATATTAAACAAAATATTGATGCTTTAGATAGTTCTTTCAAAAAACTATTTTATGCAAAAAAATCTATGAAATTCACAAAAAAGAACTATCAATCTGTATTAGATAAATATAAAAAAGGTGAAGTAAATATTATTACACTCTTAGATGCACAAAACACATATACAATATCAAGATTAAACAAAAATATTTCAGAAATTGAATATTTGAGTAATCTATCATCAATATATTATTTCACAGGAAATATTGATGTATTAGTAGATAAAAACAAAAAAAATAATTTAGAGAAAAAAATATTAAAGGCTATAGATGAAAAATAA
- a CDS encoding efflux RND transporter periplasmic adaptor subunit, producing MKNKILLTVACLALTFSACSKKDDDSQNIENVKSVFVTKPIATDKNEYRVFNAVATAKEQIKLSFKVQGNLKDFDIEVGDELKRGEVFTSLDKEPYKIKVSQAMFSLKEAKASLKLAKSSYERTKKLYINQNASASDIDNAKAAYDSALAKVENISKQLEYARLQLSYTDLKAPINGYITTKYVNENENINAGTPIILLGNKVVDEVHLKVPETLINRVLKDEKVVLKFDSLTNEEFNGKIKEVSKSTSTNEKNYLVIIKILNSSEKIKAGMSASVYFSFKNLDKDKLLIPSNSVLNDKKGFFVYVIKKENNKSIIKRVDIKVGKLTEFGYEVTEGLSIDDLVLKAGMSEVFENMHVKIGNKKDLGK from the coding sequence ATGAAAAATAAAATTTTACTTACAGTAGCTTGTCTTGCATTAACTTTTAGTGCTTGTTCAAAAAAAGATGATGATTCACAAAATATAGAAAATGTAAAAAGTGTATTTGTCACAAAACCTATAGCAACAGATAAAAATGAGTATAGAGTTTTTAATGCAGTAGCAACTGCAAAAGAGCAGATAAAATTGAGTTTTAAAGTCCAAGGAAATCTAAAAGATTTTGATATTGAAGTTGGTGATGAATTAAAAAGAGGTGAGGTATTTACATCTTTAGATAAAGAACCTTACAAGATAAAGGTTTCCCAAGCAATGTTTTCATTAAAAGAAGCAAAAGCTAGTTTGAAACTTGCAAAAAGTAGTTACGAAAGAACAAAAAAACTATATATAAATCAAAATGCAAGTGCAAGTGATATTGATAATGCTAAAGCAGCTTATGATTCAGCTCTTGCAAAAGTAGAAAATATTTCGAAGCAATTAGAATATGCAAGGCTTCAACTCTCTTATACTGATTTGAAAGCACCAATTAATGGTTATATAACTACAAAGTATGTAAATGAAAATGAGAATATAAATGCTGGTACACCTATAATATTATTAGGGAATAAAGTAGTCGATGAGGTTCATTTAAAAGTACCGGAAACTTTAATTAATAGAGTTCTAAAAGATGAAAAAGTTGTATTAAAATTTGATTCTTTGACAAATGAAGAGTTTAATGGAAAGATAAAAGAGGTTTCAAAAAGTACATCTACTAATGAAAAGAATTATTTAGTGATTATCAAAATCTTAAATAGTTCAGAAAAAATAAAAGCAGGTATGTCAGCTAGTGTATATTTTAGTTTTAAAAATCTTGATAAAGATAAACTTTTAATCCCCTCAAACTCAGTTCTAAATGACAAAAAAGGTTTTTTTGTTTATGTGATAAAAAAAGAAAATAATAAAAGTATTATAAAAAGAGTTGATATAAAAGTTGGGAAACTTACTGAATTTGGTTATGAAGTTACTGAAGGCTTAAGTATTGATGACTTGGTTTTAAAAGCTGGAATGAGTGAGGTTTTTGAAAATATGCATGTTAAGATAGGTAATAAAAAAGATTTAGGTAAATAA
- a CDS encoding efflux RND transporter permease subunit — translation MNITKFALKNDKVTIVFTLCIFIYGLISFLDLPRAKDPGFIIRTATVVTYFPGASAKRVEQLVTDKLEKEIQQMAEIDFISSTSKNGVSIIFVNILEKYKKMRPIWDDLRRKVETGARSLPRGTSTPIVNDEFGDVYGTIISVTSDGLDYDELEDIANDTRDIFLRLDDVAKINLIGVQEEVVYVEFDNSKLAKLNLSASYLKSILENKNIVISGGHIKLNKNRLSIEPTGNYENIEQIKNTIIPLKNGEKLFLRDIADVIKSYKTPSDMIVKKDSEPTVLIAISMKDDGDIIRMGEQITQKMHEIQSKLPLGVKLDRLFNEPKIVGRIIDNFVSNLLQAIVLVIIIMLFTLGMRTGLIVAFLIPMSILMSFIIMSMFNIWLDQVSLAALIISLGLLVDSAIVMSESIMVLRQNGKDVVEASLQSAKELKIPLLTSALTTSAAFLPIFLAKSTTGEYTNSIFKVVTITLLSSWVLALTLTPVLSKYFMKKEPKEDRKTKFFEIYKNSIIIALKYKKTVLLLTFLIFLGAIKLLDFIPKKFFPPSSENTFTVEITLPVGTAIETTTKDVSVIEKFIKQKYMGEKNQNKVENFVTFIGESAPRFWLSYDQKLSSVEYSTILVNIKEFKDMHEIRTSIENFAKNSFPDMQVITKALSMGPPVKKPIEIRVSGKDIDKLFEMSSKIKQELAKIDGVKNIVDDWGLRNKKLVVQIDEDKALKEGISNMDIALSLQTSQSGYQVATYRKDDTLIPIMLRSKHNSRDDLQRLRTLNVYSQSTGRNVPLSQVADIKVVYEESVILRRDRLKTVIVGAEVQAGYNALAINEQIQPFMDEFSKSFELGYYYTYGGEYEASGKANKSIVVNLPIAFMAILLLMVMQFNSVKKPIIILTTIPLGIIGVSIGLFVMNSYFGFMTLLGIISLSGIVINNAIVLLEKIKIEQEENNFSHYDAIIEASLNRYRPIMLTTMTTVLGLVPLWYSGGVMWEPMAISIIFGLMISTMFTLIFIPTFYATIFKVKKENS, via the coding sequence ATGAATATCACTAAATTTGCTTTGAAAAATGATAAGGTTACTATAGTTTTTACACTATGTATATTTATTTATGGGCTTATATCTTTTCTTGATTTACCTAGGGCAAAAGACCCAGGTTTTATTATAAGAACAGCGACAGTAGTTACATATTTCCCTGGAGCAAGTGCAAAAAGAGTAGAGCAGTTAGTAACTGATAAGTTAGAAAAAGAGATACAGCAAATGGCTGAAATAGATTTTATTAGTTCTACTTCCAAAAATGGTGTCTCAATTATTTTTGTTAATATCTTAGAAAAATACAAAAAAATGAGACCTATTTGGGATGATTTGAGAAGAAAAGTTGAAACAGGTGCACGATCTTTACCTCGTGGTACTTCTACACCAATTGTTAATGATGAGTTTGGAGATGTTTATGGAACAATAATCTCTGTAACAAGTGATGGATTAGATTATGATGAGTTAGAAGATATAGCAAATGATACTAGGGATATTTTTCTAAGACTTGATGATGTAGCAAAAATAAATTTAATAGGTGTTCAAGAAGAGGTTGTTTATGTAGAGTTTGATAATTCAAAACTTGCAAAATTAAACCTTAGTGCTAGTTATTTAAAATCAATTTTAGAAAATAAAAATATAGTTATCTCAGGTGGACATATAAAGTTAAATAAAAACAGATTATCAATAGAACCAACTGGTAATTATGAAAATATTGAACAAATAAAAAATACAATTATTCCTTTAAAAAATGGTGAAAAACTTTTTTTAAGAGATATTGCAGATGTGATAAAGTCTTATAAAACACCAAGTGATATGATTGTAAAAAAAGATTCAGAACCAACTGTTCTTATAGCTATTTCTATGAAAGATGATGGCGATATCATAAGAATGGGTGAGCAAATAACACAAAAAATGCATGAGATTCAAAGTAAACTACCGCTTGGTGTAAAACTTGATAGATTGTTTAATGAACCAAAAATTGTTGGACGGATAATAGATAATTTTGTATCAAATCTTTTGCAAGCGATAGTTTTAGTAATAATTATTATGCTATTTACCTTAGGTATGAGAACAGGTTTAATTGTTGCATTTTTAATCCCTATGTCAATCTTAATGTCTTTTATTATTATGTCAATGTTTAATATTTGGCTTGACCAAGTCTCATTGGCTGCTTTAATTATCTCATTGGGACTTTTAGTTGATAGTGCTATTGTAATGAGTGAATCAATTATGGTATTAAGGCAAAATGGAAAAGATGTTGTGGAGGCTTCACTTCAAAGTGCAAAAGAGTTAAAGATTCCATTATTGACATCTGCATTGACAACATCTGCTGCATTTTTACCAATATTTTTAGCAAAGTCGACAACCGGAGAATATACAAATTCCATATTTAAAGTTGTAACCATTACATTATTATCATCTTGGGTTTTAGCATTAACATTAACACCAGTTTTAAGTAAATATTTTATGAAAAAAGAACCAAAAGAGGATAGAAAAACTAAATTTTTTGAAATTTATAAAAATTCAATAATTATAGCTTTAAAATATAAAAAAACTGTCTTGCTTTTAACTTTTCTTATATTTCTAGGTGCAATTAAATTATTAGATTTTATACCAAAAAAATTCTTCCCACCTTCAAGTGAAAATACTTTTACAGTTGAGATAACTTTACCTGTAGGAACAGCAATTGAAACAACAACAAAAGATGTAAGTGTAATTGAAAAATTTATAAAACAAAAATATATGGGTGAAAAAAATCAAAACAAAGTTGAGAATTTTGTAACTTTTATAGGTGAAAGTGCACCAAGATTTTGGCTTTCTTATGACCAGAAACTTTCTAGTGTGGAGTATAGTACTATTTTAGTAAATATAAAAGAGTTTAAAGATATGCATGAGATTAGAACTTCAATTGAAAATTTTGCCAAAAATAGTTTTCCTGATATGCAAGTTATTACAAAAGCTTTATCCATGGGTCCACCCGTTAAAAAACCTATAGAGATTAGAGTTAGTGGAAAAGATATTGATAAACTTTTTGAAATGAGCTCAAAAATAAAACAAGAATTAGCCAAAATTGATGGGGTAAAAAATATTGTAGATGATTGGGGCTTGAGAAATAAAAAACTTGTCGTTCAAATAGATGAAGACAAGGCTTTAAAAGAGGGAATCTCTAATATGGATATTGCCTTATCTTTACAGACAAGTCAAAGTGGATATCAAGTAGCAACATATAGAAAAGATGATACTCTTATTCCTATAATGTTAAGGTCTAAGCATAATAGTAGAGATGATTTGCAAAGATTAAGAACATTAAATGTTTATTCTCAATCTACAGGTAGAAATGTACCTTTATCACAAGTTGCAGATATAAAAGTGGTATATGAAGAATCAGTTATATTAAGAAGAGATAGATTAAAAACAGTGATTGTTGGAGCCGAGGTTCAAGCAGGATATAATGCACTTGCTATTAATGAACAGATTCAGCCTTTTATGGATGAGTTTTCAAAGTCTTTTGAGTTGGGTTATTATTATACTTATGGTGGAGAATATGAAGCTTCTGGAAAAGCTAATAAGTCAATTGTTGTTAATCTTCCAATAGCATTTATGGCTATACTTTTATTGATGGTTATGCAATTTAATTCTGTAAAAAAACCAATAATCATCTTGACAACAATACCTTTAGGTATTATTGGAGTTAGTATTGGTCTTTTTGTTATGAACTCTTATTTTGGTTTTATGACTCTACTTGGAATAATCTCTTTAAGTGGGATTGTTATTAATAATGCGATAGTTTTATTAGAAAAGATTAAAATAGAACAAGAAGAAAACAACTTTAGTCATTATGATGCTATTATTGAAGCTAGTTTAAATAGGTATAGACCAATTATGCTTACTACAATGACAACTGTTTTAGGCCTTGTTCCTTTATGGTATAGTGGAGGAGTTATGTGGGAGCCTATGGCTATCTCTATTATTTTTGGATTAATGATTTCAACAATGTTTACTTTGATTTTCATCCCAACATTTTATGCAACAATATTTAAAGTGAAAAAAGAGAATAGCTAA
- a CDS encoding DMT family transporter produces MTESNKNIFYFLLFLAMIGWGASWVNVKVLSSYINEFETMFLRFFITAITMIPIILLLRKSFRIDLKSLLLVIVTAIVFISYMKYFFLGTKYGTASLGGAFVTTLIPINTFLILAIFGSKKIERKDAFALFIGAIGVMTMLNVWSFNIDEIFTIHNMYFILASIFWPIVTILSSKSTKISPIVFTFYLYLVTSLLNIIFFVDISEIDYTKFDKYFYINIFVLTIIASTFANTIYFLGIEKLGAREVSSFIFFVPFAAIILSSIFLKEEITISIIIGTALTIFAVKILNNIKILKKRK; encoded by the coding sequence ATGACAGAATCAAATAAAAATATATTTTATTTCTTATTATTCCTTGCTATGATAGGCTGGGGAGCATCTTGGGTAAATGTAAAGGTTTTAAGTTCATATATAAACGAATTTGAAACAATGTTTTTAAGATTTTTTATAACTGCAATTACAATGATACCTATCATTTTGCTACTGAGAAAATCTTTTAGAATTGATTTAAAAAGTTTACTTTTAGTAATAGTTACAGCTATTGTTTTTATCTCCTATATGAAATATTTCTTTTTGGGAACTAAATATGGAACAGCAAGTTTAGGTGGAGCCTTTGTAACTACATTAATACCTATTAATACATTTTTGATTTTAGCAATATTTGGAAGTAAAAAAATAGAAAGGAAAGATGCATTTGCATTATTTATTGGTGCAATTGGAGTTATGACTATGTTAAATGTATGGAGTTTTAATATAGATGAAATATTTACTATTCATAATATGTATTTTATTTTAGCTTCAATCTTTTGGCCTATAGTAACTATACTTAGTTCGAAATCAACAAAAATATCTCCTATTGTATTTACCTTTTATTTATACCTTGTAACTTCATTGTTAAATATAATATTTTTTGTAGATATAAGTGAAATTGATTACACAAAATTTGACAAATATTTTTATATAAATATATTTGTATTAACAATAATAGCTTCTACATTTGCTAATACAATATATTTTCTGGGAATAGAAAAACTTGGAGCAAGAGAAGTTAGTAGTTTTATCTTCTTTGTTCCTTTTGCAGCCATAATTTTAAGTTCAATATTTTTAAAAGAAGAGATTACAATCTCAATTATAATTGGTACAGCATTAACAATTTTTGCAGTAAAAATTTTAAATAATATAAAAATACTAAAAAAAAGAAAATAG
- a CDS encoding AraC family transcriptional regulator → MNKLQTFDKTIFEHVKNTNDQFTKHFHDTYTIGITHDGKFKSLHGKKTFYLYKNSTKVINPGEVHGGDSNSWKYTNFYPSIELISQIYEQIFYEKKSPIFTKHTIDDVVLCNLLRQFFINTYSNSNKMETETSLITALSYLIKNYTHKTKVYEPVFNKKPIIKNSVEFIQDSLESNITLDDLAQISNLSKYHFLRTFKNTTGLTPHQYILIKRVEKGKELISKGINLNEIAYHTGFSDQSHFNRSFKRVYGYSPSTLNKNIFKTKQ, encoded by the coding sequence ATGAATAAACTTCAAACCTTTGATAAAACAATCTTTGAGCATGTAAAAAATACAAATGATCAATTTACAAAACACTTTCATGATACATATACTATAGGGATAACCCATGATGGAAAATTTAAATCCTTACATGGGAAAAAAACATTTTATTTATATAAAAATTCAACAAAAGTAATTAATCCAGGAGAGGTTCATGGTGGAGATTCAAATTCATGGAAATACACAAATTTCTATCCAAGTATAGAACTAATAAGTCAAATATATGAACAAATTTTCTATGAAAAGAAAAGCCCTATTTTTACTAAACATACTATTGATGATGTTGTTTTATGTAATCTATTAAGACAATTTTTTATCAATACCTATTCAAATAGTAATAAAATGGAAACAGAAACAAGTCTTATAACTGCACTTTCATATCTAATAAAAAACTATACCCATAAAACAAAAGTTTATGAACCAGTATTTAATAAGAAACCTATTATAAAAAACTCAGTTGAATTTATACAAGATTCTTTAGAGTCAAATATTACACTTGATGATTTAGCACAAATCTCTAATCTTAGTAAATACCATTTTTTAAGAACTTTTAAAAATACAACTGGCTTAACACCCCATCAATATATACTTATAAAAAGAGTTGAAAAAGGTAAAGAGCTTATTTCAAAAGGGATTAATCTAAATGAGATAGCATACCATACTGGTTTTAGTGACCAATCCCATTTTAATAGAAGTTTTAAAAGAGTTTATGGATATTCACCTAGTACTTTAAATAAAAATATTTTCAAAACCAAACAATAG